Part of the Anopheles gambiae chromosome 3, idAnoGambNW_F1_1, whole genome shotgun sequence genome is shown below.
gttgtgccaaacaAAAACTAGACGGTTTTGAACTAGAAAACCCTGTGAAAATCTAATTCGAAAATTGATGCTTCAATATTAATCACACCACAACAAACATTTATGGTCGCTCCCATAGCTACTTGGAAAGCGGTAGTTTTCCCTAACGGTCATGTTTGACTTTCAATTTCATCTGAATTTCGATACGACACCCTAGTACGTGAACTGGTCCAACAACTCCCAACTGCGTGCCATCTAAATTTTATGCACCAACATAATGCAAAAGCTCTACTCCAACAATTTTGTCGCGAAAACTGAAGAATAACTGTTTAAAACCGAGTTAGATCTTCAATACACGTCTGCACGCTTGTCTTCGTCCTCCAACATCTTGTTACGATTTCCTGAACATTTCAGCTGTTTGTAGTAGCCCTGTATGGATTGTGTAAAAATTAGATCATCCTGAATAAAGGAattaaaaaatgatgaaaatgtcTTTTACCAGTATTCTCATTAAACACACATTTATTTTGCTGATTCATACAGTAATTCGAGCGTTAAATAGTGTTAAACGCACATTTCACTACAAATATCTTTTGTAAGTTTTTGTACAGTTGCGCCATCTGGATGCTCAACATAGCCAGAGCACGCCGAAAGATCATTCAAAGAATAAAAATGCTACTTGAAAATCGACAAATGTGAGTCCACTCATTACTTTGGAGGGGAACCACTGTGCAAGAGGGCCTTGATTTATTATCCTTaagtttttgctattttcccTGAGAGCAAAACTACTCGCAATCAACTACTCAATCAAAGAAGAACgaagtcgtttttttttcgttcaattTCTATTCCATTAAAGCTGTTCACTAATCAACATCTAGCGCGATTACAAACCTTACAACCAAATCGCTATgcccgtacacacacaccagtgaCCTTTCGCCAAACCAAAGGAAGAAGTTGCGTGAGCGATGTATAGAATTGggtgtttaatttattgagTTGTTTGTGCTACACACATCTGAGACCACGATTACGCTCGCTGTGTACATACGCGAGTGACAAAGTTGATCAAACACAAGACATCCACCCCCCCCGCCCTCTTGCCCACACCCTTATTTGGACGTGCAATCACTCGTAAAACTAGAAGTCCCGATCCAGCTTCGCAGCATTAGCATGCCAACAAACTAGGGGCGCTACTCCTTCGAAGGCTCCACAAATCCACACCGCTGGTACTTGTTGATATGGTCGATGTGTGATGCCACGCACGGATACCAATCCTTCCCGGTGTAGTCGATCGCGGGCAGATTGCCACCGTAGTCAGCGGGCAGCCGGTCGACGCTGATGTACTGATGGAATTTGCTCAAATCGTTGCCATGGAAGAAGATCTGTGAAATGCGGgttagcaaaaaaagaaacgggaAAGAAAGTGATCAGTAATCAAACAGTGGAATGGCAATGGCCGCGTTAGCCACTTTTGCTTTGATGAGGGGTTTTGATAAGGCACTACTACATTGTGTGTTGAGGATGATGCGAAATCATGAAACAGTTTATTAACAGGCAGCATTCGTTGTGGTGAGGTAACACATGCACAGGTTGTTGGGCGGATTAGCATGCAACAGCGAATCGAGGGCAGATGGCAGGATGAAGAacaacacacagagacaccAAAAGATGGCACAGGCAGGAAACAAGTACAAGTACACTCACCTCTGGCTGGAGATCTTCGGAGAGATGCAAAAgatcatttttttctctctcccttgtTAAGTAGTTATTCCTAAGTCTTGAGCGTCATTTAAAATCTAAAAAAGAGCCTTTTGGTGTAAGGCTCTTGTGACTTGTTGTAAGGCTTCTACGTGGAATTGGACGCGCGAAATCCTAACCGTAAGTTACTAACGTTACTAATATTCGACTGTGCATATTCGGAGGGTATCAGTTAAGATGGTTCAGGCTTATGTACTCCTAATTCTAGCTGGAAGCTTAGATTCTCCCATCACTTCTCCTACTCCACCGCCATTTCTCACTGCACGTTCGGCAAAAACCCGAACGTGTTCCACTGGTTGATGTGGTCGATGTAGTTGTACACGCAAGGATACCACTCCCTGCCGCCGTAGTTGATCGGTGGCCGATCGCCGCCATAGTTCGCCGGCAGATCGCTCGGATCGATGTGCTTGTGCAGCTTCCGCATGTCCATGCCGTGGAAGAAGATCTGTCAAATTTTCCAAATTCAGaagggaacaacaacaacaacgattaCGAAACACAGATCGCATGGTCAGCATGATGGGGCGAATTTTCGATCCAAATACGCAATACGAATAGTACTGTTCGGTAGCCGTGGTAAGAACAGCAGGAGCGGGTTTGTTTACCAACAGAGAGACCCCGAGAGCGAttactccaaaaaaaaaataatggaagcaaaacaaaaaccttaacCTGTTAATGTTGATATTGATAGCGGAGTACCGATGAAGGATCATCGTTGCTCCAGCATGGGTGGCGATTGCGCAGAATCTCCCCGTCTGGCTAAAGTCTGaatattatgtttttcttaaggctttttttttgttttgggccgCTTCATTCTCGCTGTTGATAACTTCCACTGAAGAGGTCATGGGAATTGGAACTCCTGAGCACCCAAAATTCCGGCACACTGTGCATACTTACGCGACTCTTTAGCTTCTCGCGGATGAACGGTTTGAAGAGTGCCCACACCATGTTGAAGATGTACGGCTGCTTCAGTATGTGCACCTCCTTCAGGCGCAGCGGCATCGCGTCCTGGATGAACGTGATGAGCCGCTTGGAGAACGAGGGCGACAGGGCTTTCACCTGCTTGAGCGAAAGTCCGTCAAAGTCGAGCACCACCACGACGCCGTTGATCTGGGTGGCCGGTTCGAGCTGGGCGACGAGATGAATGAGAAAGAACACCCGGAACAGCTGCTCCGAGCTGACCGCTTTCGGGTCCCAGGCGGCACCACAGTTGACCAGCAGCACGCGGCGCCCCTTCTGGTCGCGGTTGGTCAGCACGTTCACGACGTTATGCTCGACAAAGGCGAGCTTTTCCTCCTCCGGCTTGAGGGCGTGCAGGAGCGGATGGTTTGTCTTCTTGAACTCGGCAATACGGCGCATCTGAGGGcacggaagaagaaaaaaaacagcaagtTGATAAAGACCACCTGAGCGTGTGAtggattgatttgatttgcaGCAAAGGGagaacaaacgcacacacattggTTGACGTCACTGGTCCAAAGTGCAAATCGGTCGGGTGTTTCTGAGCGCTGCCATTTCATGCAGCAGAAGGCACGTACGGTCACTATTTGCACGTCTTGCACGGCCTGTCTCTTATCTTCGGAAGTGGGGgaaaaaggggaggggggacaAGGAACTGATTGCACCGTTTCGAGAGCGGTCAGATTGTAGATATAGAGTGCCTATTCGAGTGCTGTTGCGTTCCAAAGTCTATTCAACTCGTGAGAAATTGGAATGCTTTGAACAGTCGAAGCACTCGAGAGCacaagatgtgtgtgtgtaagaggTATATGCGCTGGTTAATCTAATCAATTCATCTTCCTCAGCCTGCAGCTGGTTGTGATAAGGGAAGGTGTGTTGGACTCGTTCGATTGGGACATTAATAAAATATGGTACACGTTGTTCGAAAACGCCGATTGATAGACGTCACAAGGCGACAAAGAGGATCAAAAAGATCCCAAAAGAAGATCACCATCCAACGGCCGATAGCCGTACATGATGTGCGTCTAATTACGCTTCCTTCTTGCTCTAAGAACACGCCACAGAATGGATGACGCAAAATCGAATGCAAAGCGACTTCTTCATTGAAAAAAGTGCCAAGAAGATCATtagcaaacgaacaaaaaaatcgttataataaaatggaaacaatGCTTCTCGGCACTTTGCACGCGTTGCGCCGCTGTCGCAAGTACAATGGCCCAGTGTTGACACTGGAGACGTTTGTCGCCCTTCCCCCGGGGCTTCAATATCGATAAGTCACACCCGGGAccggaaaagaaagaaaccccTTTGACTCATCGTCtaccacacacgcacgcacgctctTGCAACAGGTGTACACTGTCTGCCTTCTTTGTCATTCCAAGCAACTCACCATTTTCAGCGCACTTTCGGCGTAAAAGTGACACGGCCGGAGAAAGATAAGCAGAAACGCTTCCTCCTCACTGAAGTGCATATCCTTCGCTTCGCGCAACAGCGCCCGCAGCTCTTCCACCGCCTGTGCGCGCATTTCGGGCGTTTCGCGCAGCTCGCGGCGCGCAATCTCCATCAGCTCGTCGCCGGGCGCATCCACCTCAATGTCGAACGGTTTGAGGGACATTTTTATGGGGGGGATGCGAAGGAGAATTTTCACAGCACactaaagcacacacacgcagagtcacagcacacacaagcacacagaaaaaagccCACTTGGTGCTCAGGTAATTGATGTTTGCAACAGGCCAGTTCGTCGTCTAACGCGCTTACGGCGGCTTAAGTAGCGCTTAAACGCCTGCTACACACATCCAACCGCTAGAACGATCGATCAGCTACTGGATGATCGGTGGACGGCCGCACCGGGCCCTACTCTATTACATAAAGGCGCTGAGGACTTCCTCTGACTAATGACCGACTACCGCTGCTaccccttccttccttcgCCCTTGTTTTccgcttcccttttttttgcaaaaaaggggtttaaagaagcagcagcagcaaaaagaagTGATCTAGCTTGTCCGTCGGCCTGCTTTTATCACAACAATCACGGGGAGCCTCTTCACTGCCGTAATCGACAGCGAGTGTGTGGTTTATTGtggtttatttacattttcacCCCCTTACATCCCCCCCCTGTCGATCCCCGTGTTGAAAGGGGTGCGAGAGAGGCACACACGTCCGGTGAATCCTTTGTTTCCCATGCGCGGCACCGTGTCTGCTGCCGTGTGTGCCGTTATCACTTTCTTTCGGAACCGCGTAAAGTGTTTTGTACTCTCTATTTTTCGCTTGCACACGGGATTGGTTGCAGTTGCAGTCGGGCAAGGATCGTGTGAGTGCCCTGCAGCTGTCCGTTTCGGGGCCACCGCGATGGGTTGAGCTGGATTATCACACACTGCGCGTGACGTGCACGGCACGCCACTGATTTGTTATGACACGTTTGCTTATTGACGAGTAGCGTGCGACGACGAGagaggctgtgtgtgtgtgatcagtTGCATTCTTTAAACACAACTGCCAATAATAATTACTCAATTATGagcttattttttaattttaaaaattaaatcgttaatttccattttaaaagttttgttCAACACAACCAACCAGATCCTTTTTCTCCCCCTGCTCGTTCCCAAAAAGCGGTGCAAAGCAATGCTGCACTGATTGTTTGGTGCGGAATCGGATCAAAACAAGCGCGCGCTCGCGGTCCGTCGGTGATGCGTAACGATAAAGCGTGTGCGCCGTGTGCTCTGCGCATGCGTCATTCGCTTCCCTGGCTTGGTGGCGGGAAGCCTGCCCCAGAATGCACAGCCCGTCCATTCCATTGCAGTTCCATTGTGAGGATTGGGTTCAAAAGGTCTGGGACTAAGGGGGGTCCCTGCTTCAAGTGTGTTTGCGATCGATAGGGGATGGAAAAGACGAGGGAAAAGACGAGCAGTGTGTTGGTGTGGGCCACTTCACACGATTGGCGCTCCGAAGGAATTTGTTTTCTGCGACGATTTGAAATGAGGTGATAGTAAGTGACACTTTTGCGCCACTAGTGTGGTATTGtgcccgcgtgtgtgtgtgtcgctatGAGGATGATCAACAATAGTAAATAGAGTAGAAAATAAGGCGCTATTAATAGGACCGCCGATGTGACCTTCCGGGCTAATGTACAAGGAACATCGCGCGCCCGGTAAAATATGCAACCGTTGGAATCGGATGGgtattaattgtttaattattgcgtaaaattaaaatcagaaaaataataatacacaATGACCAGAGTCAGCGAAGGaatgtttaaaacaataacattcaagaagcaaaaaagtaaCAAGGGGCAATTTCACTGGAAGCTTAATGTTTTCGCCATTGCCCTCAATACGGCATCAACAATGGAAGCATAACTAATAAATCAACCATACTACTAATGAACGGATTGGTGTAGGATAAGAGAAAACACCATTTTGATAACGAATAATATGTATATTCGCGTATCGATCACCATATCTCCAACACATCTagcgagaaagagatcaacgatcttcttcttcttcttctttggctcaacaaccgatgtcggtcaaggcctgcctgtacccacttgtgggcttggctttcagtgactaatagatttccccccatagcaggatagtcagtcctacgtatggcggcgcggtctatttggggattgaacccatgacgggcatgttgttaagtcgtacgagttgacgacaaCGATCTACCTGCTGATAATAACCACCTTTGCTTATGGATGCTCTGCTGGTATGCAAAACAAAGACCCATTTCGACAGCAATTGTTTTAGAGGGGAATAGAACAGAAGGAAACAAACTTTCGGTCCCTATTAGTGATGGGCtggtcgacccgaacctatcgggtcggagccatccgtaagcgacccggagtcgttcgagtcGATCCGAAAAGTACAAGTAGATTCATTAAGTGCAACGACTccggtaggtgcgagaaagcataagcgactccgacccgttggtgcaacgagttcgggtcgggtcgagtCAAGGTAGGATCAATACCCGATCCGAACTCACAGCACCAACGGGttggagtcgcttatgctttctcatACCTACTCATcattcgggtcgacccgaactcgttgcacccgcGGGTCAgatttgattccgactccaTCCTACGGCACTCACTGCACCTACGGgttggaattgattccgactGGTTCGCACCCGacttcgggtcgggtcgtaaaatgaatcgtatgacccaCCACTAGTTCTTATGCACCTCGCTCTCCAATCAGTGCTAAAATAGCGTGAAACGGGCTATTGCACCGATTTTGTAggcaagagagaaaaagaaggcgTCAATCGATGTCACTCTAATGCTCTTATGATATCCTTATTTCGACAAGGATAGGAAGAACACGACGAAAGTAGCAGAACAATTGATTAATTTCCTTTTCACTTTGttcaaaatttgaatatttgataAGGTTGCAtgttacagtcgttgccgccAAGTTTTTGGCTCCTAAGGCAACACATTTTGATTCTAATGTACCTATTTTTGACAGTAAGTCAACTATTTTTGAGTCTTATCAAAATCATGCTAAATTTACAAGATTTATTTGAGCAGAGTTATGACAGTTGTAATTATCcatcacaaaaacacaataaaaaccGTTTATTTTGATTGAGTCTCCATTCCACTCCATCCActccattaaaaaaatcaaatctgGCATAACAATGGTTAATATTTAAATTCTATCAATGAAATTgttaacttcttcttctttttggctcaacaaccgttgtcggtcaagggctgCTTGTACCATTTGTGGGGTGTTGCCTTTCATTGACTTTTGGATTACtccccatagcagaatagtcagtcctgcgtatggcggcacgatctagttggggcttgaacccatggcgggcatgttgttaaatcgttcgagttgacgactgtaccacgagaccggcttgaAAGTTATTTACTACTTAACTTAAATTCAATGATTTTGGAACATACAACTATAGACATTGTGTTAAATGTTGTAAATAAAACGATTGACCAGCAAAATTAATATGGTGCcttagagacaaaaataggttagCTTGAGTTAAAATGTAGTGGCAACGATTgtcggttttgtttgctcaaAACTAAATTAAATCGATGAATTATCTGTGTTTGTAACTTATTCGATGCAACTTTCGTAACatttatctcattttttcaCGAATCAAACAACTCTTCTCATTAAATAGGACTTTTTGTTACAGTAAAGTGTGTCTATGTACATGACGACGTTTACGAAACAAACGATGTGATCGAGTCAATGAATCGAACCACATCTTTCAAGTGGCGTGAATCAGTAAACAAGTTAATTCAAATGTAAAACGACGAACCAGTTGATTTGATAACAAACTTCTTCGGCAACAATAAGTAGTTTAAAATAAGTTCGGAAAAATGATTGCTAGTTGAAGCTGGAAATTGAAGATGATCGTTCGGAAGAACCACGAAGAAAAAATGAGCAATTGAACCCATGTTTCCTTGGTTTCATTCAAGAACGTAACCTTGCACAATCTACAAATTCGAAGCACGATGCCTCTTCCCTTAATCTTCTACCTAACAGTGACGCATTCGGAAGTAATCAGTGTGTGCGCTGCGCTAATTGTTTTCGCCGAGATAATCGCGTagccccccaaaaaaaatcgttaattACAGAAACATTGGTGGCAAGAAGAGTATTGGCGATCGGTTTTTTGCACTACCAACATCTCTTCACAGTCGAGAAGAGAGAGTGAGCagtcgagagagagagagagagaaacgaaTCTAGGAGACAACCCGACTAGCTCGTCTAGCCTCTTTAGGACTATTACGATCCTCTTCCCACCACCACTTCTATGCCATTCTTAATGCGATAATGGTTTCCACATCCAGTCAGACGTTGCCCGTGTGCCGGTGTGTTGGTAGTGATTTTGGAGACGCGTGTTAGACACACATGctagcagcaccaccacctcaCCAACTCCGGTTTCACGAGTTAGACTTTTCGGTGTACAAGTGCACACCACAGGTCACCGACCGGCCCATATCATAAATTGCCGTCGAGACGACGATAGACCGACACCAGGACGGTTTCATTGAACTGCCAAAAATGAACCTTCCCTTCCTCGGCGCCCCACCAGTCCGAGGTGGGAAATAGTCTCCCCGTTGTCTCCCTTAATGTCCTCCTCCCAATCCCCATGGCTTCTAGAGCACCTACTCCTGCCTGCGTTGCAGTCCCCAGGCTCTTGTGAAAagttttgcacttttattgcacttttttaGTTCGTGCAGTCAAATGCAGCATCGGACAGTGGGTACCTCCTTGCATGGCACTGCCCCATCCTCCCCTTACCCCCAAAAACGCGAACTCGATGTGGCGCTTCGATTGGAAAGGCTTTGAACTGCATCAATGCCATTTTGATTGAATTCAATCAAAACTTTCGCGCGTCggctcatacacacacgcttgctatttctctctctctctctctctctttctctgtgttGGCCTACGGCATCCCAGCGCTCCTTTGTGTCGGCGTTGCAGTGGTCTTTGTGGTATCGTGCTCGACCAACGGCGGCGACAAGGTCCATAATTGATGTAtctcgttgttgtttttttggtttgtcttCCTTCGTTCATCGCCAGTTGGTTCTAATAAAATGCGCCGTTTGCTGGGCGTTTGGTCATTTCTCTCGATCGATATCATCGCTCTTTCAACTGACaacttgtgcgtgtgtgtgtgtgtgtgtgtgtgtgtgtgtgtgtttgtgtgagtaaAAAAGGGTAATCATTCGGAACGGCACAACCACACTCAGACCAGCCAGAACAGCAagcgtacacatacacacacaattaaaacattttatttcatccaCAACACAACCCTCCCCATCCCCTGCTGCAACTTAAACATACAATAAAACAGGCAAAACCACAGGCAAAGTCTTGATGTGTCCGCCACCCCCACCCACCAACCCCTTCACGGACCTTTTCTCCTCTTACCCACCGCACGCGGTCAGACGGGGAAGAGTTTGATGAAGGGTGTCACCGCGAGCGCCTCATTCGCGACGCACTGTATTCGCTTGGCCAGCTGCAGCCGAAGGTCCTTCTCGATCAGGCGCTTCAGCTTGGCCGCGGCAACCGTCCGGCTGGCGTCCGTTAGGTGACGATCACTGTCCGCCAGACTGCTGCCACCGATCACCATCTGTGGGATGGTAAGGTGTAGCCGTAGGTACTTGCCTGCCGTGCCACTAGTCCCACTGGTTGCGGTGTACAGGGTGCCCTTCCCGACAAACGTTACCGCTGTGTTGCCTGTTAAGAAGAGAGTGGTTTTAGGAATTAGATtttgagagagaaagagatcaaTTAGATAGAGTGTAAATACTTACGAATGGAGAAGGTAAGGATGGAGTGATCCGTCACCGAATGCCGATCGTTGACCGTTTCCATCGAGAACATGCCCAGCATCTCGAGCGCGGGCATCAGGGCGGTCACGTTAAACTCTAGCTTTTCCATGTCCACTCTGCGGGACAAAGGAAGAATTCACACACCCCAGAATTAGTACATCAGTTGAACAAAGTTTTCAAAcgaacacagaaacacacacctcACATTCTGGATGAAAGCATTCTTCAGCCCAACGAGGTATCGGTTCACGTAGACAGCCTGGCCAATGGTCATATTGGGCAGTAGCAGCGGATCGAACGGGGTGATTGTGTGGCGCGGCGACAGCTTCCCACTGGACAGAAAGTTGACAAAGTGCTGAATCGAAGTACCGATACACGCGGGCAGTTCTGTCGCTGCACTCCGCCTACATCCTCCGCCATCACTGATGCcacctgtttttttgtttttttgagagataaaaaaaaaaacccaaaatgaATCCCTGCATCACTTTCACCTGGTTTGATCAGGGCGGAGCtacacaacaaccaaaaatacTTACGCATCGGCGCACCGCCGACTAATCGCAGCGAGCTGATGGCGGCCAACACTACCAGCGTCCGTAGATACTCCCCGGCAGACACCATGATGGACGAGTGTAGAAGAATTGGACGAACACGGCGAGATcagcgagcgaacgagcgagcgagtcTTTCCCGGCAGGACTGACTGTGCACTACCGCACGCCACGAACGATCGAGCACAAGTGGCGCGACGCATACCGTTGCGATGCTAAAATTTGTTGCGAAAAATTAACCTTCCCTTCTTCTCCCGCATGCTCAACTGGAGCAgttaaac
Proteins encoded:
- the LOC1271293 gene encoding clavesin-1 isoform X1; translation: MSLKPFDIEVDAPGDELMEIARRELRETPEMRAQAVEELRALLREAKDMHFSEEEAFLLIFLRPCHFYAESALKMMRRIAEFKKTNHPLLHALKPEEEKLAFVEHNVVNVLTNRDQKGRRVLLVNCGAAWDPKAVSSEQLFRVFFLIHLVAQLEPATQINGVVVVLDFDGLSLKQVKALSPSFSKRLITFIQDAMPLRLKEVHILKQPYIFNMVWALFKPFIREKLKSRIFFHGNDLSKFHQYISVDRLPADYGGNLPAIDYTGKDWYPCVASHIDHINKYQRCGFVEPSKE
- the LOC1271293 gene encoding clavesin-1 isoform X2; amino-acid sequence: MSLKPFDIEVDAPGDELMEIARRELRETPEMRAQAVEELRALLREAKDMHFSEEEAFLLIFLRPCHFYAESALKMMRRIAEFKKTNHPLLHALKPEEEKLAFVEHNVVNVLTNRDQKGRRVLLVNCGAAWDPKAVSSEQLFRVFFLIHLVAQLEPATQINGVVVVLDFDGLSLKQVKALSPSFSKRLITFIQDAMPLRLKEVHILKQPYIFNMVWALFKPFIREKLKSRIFFHGMDMRKLHKHIDPSDLPANYGGDRPPINYGGREWYPCVYNYIDHINQWNTFGFLPNVQ
- the LOC3291960 gene encoding uncharacterized protein LOC3291960, with product MVSAGEYLRTLVVLAAISSLRLVGGAPMRGISDGGGCRRSAATELPACIGTSIQHFVNFLSSGKLSPRHTITPFDPLLLPNMTIGQAVYVNRYLVGLKNAFIQNVRVDMEKLEFNVTALMPALEMLGMFSMETVNDRHSVTDHSILTFSIRNTAVTFVGKGTLYTATSGTSGTAGKYLRLHLTIPQMVIGGSSLADSDRHLTDASRTVAAAKLKRLIEKDLRLQLAKRIQCVANEALAVTPFIKLFPV